A window from Vigna angularis cultivar LongXiaoDou No.4 chromosome 7, ASM1680809v1, whole genome shotgun sequence encodes these proteins:
- the LOC108338593 gene encoding probable receptor-like protein kinase At2g42960 has product MSSNSSLKGELTKKTPFLGLRRWVLIGVGVGAFIVLILCILSIWVMFRRKSKRSLDKYSVSQIPNVSKDIDVDKVGVQSSHVQPENVLMPVHNMTSDKNSDNISVHLVNSKSGDPDNISQCSSIYHHERGFSSMSAEEGNSGNVKKQSTLSHGGLATASPLVGLPEFSHLGWGHWFTLRDLEMATKRFSAENIIGEGGYGVVYKGILINGIEVAVKKLLNNLGQAEKEFRVEVEAIGHVRHKHLVRLLGYCVEGVHRLLVYEYVNNGNLEQWLHGDMHQHGTLTWEARLKVILGTAKALAYLHEAIEPKVIHRDIKSSNILIDDEFNAKVSDFGLAKLLDSGESYITTRVMGTFGYVAPEYANSGLLNEKSDIYSFGVLLLEAVTGRDPVDYARPANEVNLVEWLKMMVGTRRAEEVVDSNLEVKPPLRALKRTLLVALRCIDPDADKRPKMSQVVRMLEADEYPYREDRRNRKSGTVNMEIETVKDISGPSDAERMGHTETTQG; this is encoded by the exons ATGTCATCCAACAGTTCTTTGAAAGGGGAATTGACAAAGAAGACTCCATTTTTGGGGTTGAGACGATGGGTTTTGATTGGAGTAGGTGTTGGTGCATTTATAGTGCTTATTCTTTGTATATTGTCAATATGGGTGATGTTTCGGAGAAAGTCTAAGAGATCTTTGGACAAGTATTCTGTATCCCAAATACCAAATGTCTCAAAAGATATCGACGTTGACAAGGTTGGGGTGCAGAGTTCTCATGTCCAACCAGAAAATGTGCTTATGCCTGTTCATAACATGACAAGTGATAAGAATTCAGATAATATATCAGTTCATTTGGTTAACAGCAAATCTGGGGATCCTGATAATATCAGTCAGTGCAGCTCAATTTATCATCATGAGAGAGGATTTAGTTCAATGTCAGCTGAAGAAGGAAACTCCGGGAATGTTAAGAAACAATCCACATTGTCACATGGAGGGTTGGCTACTGCCTCTCCATTAGTTGGCTTGCCAGAATTTTCTCATCTTGGGTGGGGCCACTGGTTTACACTCAGAGATCTGGAAATGGCAACCAAACGATTCTCAGCTGAGAACATTATTGGTGAGGGTGGATATGGGGTTGTTTACAAGGGAATACTGATTAATGGAATTGAGGTGGCAGTGAAGAAACTTCTTAACAACTT GGGACAGGCTGAGAAAGAATTCAGAGTTGAAGTGGAGGCTATAGGACATGTTAGACATAAGCATCTCGTACGCCTTCTCGGATATTGTGTAGAGGGAGTTCATAG GCTGCTTGTGTATGAATATGTGAACAATGGTAACTTAGAACAGTGGTTACATGGAGACATGCACCAACATGGGACACTTACTTGGGAGGCCCGCTTGAAAGTTATACTTGGCACAGCCAAAGC GCTTGCTTATTTACATGAAGCAATAGAACCAAAGGTTATTCATCGGGACATAAAGTCTAGCAACATATTGATTGATGATGAATTCAATGCAAAGGTTTCTGATTTTGGCTTGGCCAAACTTTTGGATTCGGGAGAAAGTTACATAACCACAAGAGTAATGGGAACGTTTGG TTATGTGGCCCCAGAATACGCGAACAGTGGTTTGTTAAATGAGAAGAGTGACATTTACAGCTTTGGTGTCCTCTTGCTGGAAGCAGTTACTGGAAGGGACCCTGTAGACTATGCTCGTCCTGCCAATGAG GTTAATCTAGTTGAATGGCTCAAAATGATGGTAGGAACAAGAAGGGCTGAAGAAGTAGTGGACTCAAACCTTGAAGTTAAACCACCTTTGCGTGCTTTAAAGCGCACTCTTCTGGTTGCACTTAGATGTATTGATCCTGATGCTGACAAGAGGCCCAAAATGAGTCAAGTTGTGAGAATGCTCGAAGCTGATGAATATCCATACCGAGAG GATAGAAGAAACAGAAAGAGTGGCACTGTCAACATGGAAATTGAAACTGTGAAGGATATTTCGGGTCCATCTGATGCTGAAAGGATGGGGCATACTGAAACAACTCAAGGATAG